From the Daucus carota subsp. sativus chromosome 8, DH1 v3.0, whole genome shotgun sequence genome, one window contains:
- the LOC108199503 gene encoding GCN5-related N-acetyltransferase 10, chloroplastic has protein sequence MDGLKLNNSVSSKVYLTKACCRYGGTPYCYIKVASKCGTRNGILKSGSRRRLGGTHIYFACCSVSYSTCSSAAAEEQVDQLVSSKPYDEARKEELGKLWDEYGWQVRRMVKKEDEMRRVAQVQAEAFYEPVFFLTDLFFDFFKAEVYQGLIYRLRNSAADRYACLVAEASNESLGNLVGVVDVTFLRDDDVLEHLPGETDEYLYVSGIAVSTDFRRQKVATALLKACDIVAVEWGAPYLVLRAYEDDLGARTLYRNAGYTVVSGDPPWTSTWIGRKRRVLMIKKCSSH, from the exons ATGGATGGTTTGAAACTAAACAACTCTGTGAGTTCCAAGGTGTACTTGACAAAAGCATGTTGCAGGTATGGAGGCACTCCATATTGTTATATCAAGGTTGCAAGTAAATGTGGAACAAGAAATGGGATTTTAAAGAGTGGCTCCAGAAGAAGATTAGGAGGTACTCACATATATTTTGCTTGTTGCTCTGTATCTTACTCAACTTGTTCATCAGCAGCAGCTGAGGAACAAGTTGATCAACTGGTTTCGAGTAAACCATATGATGAGGCTAGAAAGGAAGAATTGGGTAAGTTGTGGGATGAGTATGGATGGCAAGTGAGGAGAATGGTTAAAAAGGAAGATGAGATGAGGAGAGTAGCTCAAGTTCAAGCTGAAGCTTTTTATGAGCCTGTGTTTTTCCTCACTGATTTGTTTTTCGATTTCTTTAAA GCTGAAGTGTATCAAGGACTAATTTACAGACTCAGAAATTCAGCTGCTGATAG GTATGCATGCTTGGTTGCAGAGGCCTCCAATGAATCTTTGGGAAACCTTGTGGGAGTAGTTGATGTCACATTCTTACGAGACGACGATGTTCTCGAGCACCTCCCTGGAGAAACTGATGAATATCTTTATGTCTCTGGCATTGCGGTTTCAACTGACTTCAG GAGGCAAAAAGTAGCTACTGCGTTATTAAAAGCATGCGACATTGTAGCAGTTGAATGGGGTGCTCCATATCTTGTGCTGAGGGCTTATGAAGATGACTTGGGTGCTCGCACATTGTACAGGAATGCAGGGTATACTGTGGTTTCTGGAGATCCTCCATGGACGTCTACCTGGATTGGGCGGAAACGCCGTGTCCTTATGATTAAGAAGTGTAGTAGTCACTGA